GAAACCCGGAGACAGCAGGGTAAACCAGAAACCGGAACAATTACAATTCAAGCTTATCATCAAGGCAACCGCACTACTATTGAGGTACGGGATGATGGTCGAGGCTTTAACTGGGAATCGATTCGTCAGCGAGGTATAGAAAAACACTTACTGACACCGGAACAAGCCGCTTACGCCTCCGAAGACCAACTAGCAGAGTTATTATTTGAACCGGGCTTTTCTACCGCTAACCAGATTGGTGAGTTATCTGGGCGTGGTATCGGCTTAGATGTCGTTCGCACGCAATTGCAAGCTTTACAAGGTTCGATTGTGGTGCGATCGCTTTCAGGCCAAGGAACCACCTTCACCCTGCAATTGCCCCTGAGCTTAACAACAGCACGCCTGCTCGTTTGTCAATCTCAAGGTATTACTTATGCCTTGCTATCTGAAGGAATTAGCCAGGTTTTATTACCGCAACCAGACCAGATTCAAGTGCAGCAATCTTTACACGGTCAAGGTATGCAAAAATTCTGGCAGTGGGGAGAAGGGCAAAATCAGCAACTAGTTCCCATCCGCCCGCTTGCCAATTTGCTGGATTACAAATATCCTTTATTCACCCAAGACCACAATTTAACCCTCAGTCCTTTTCCAGTCAAACAACGGAACACCGTTGAACCTCTGCTGCTGTTGCAAACAGAGCAGCAATACCTGTGTTTGCAAGTCGATCAGATTTTAGTCGAGCAGGAATTAGTAATTAAATCCCTCGGCAGAGTCGTGACTTTACCTAGCTACATCCAAGGCTACAGCGTGTTGGGAAATGGTAGCCTCACCCTAACCATTGACCCGTTGGAGTTAGTTCGGCAAACCTGGGAGACAGATATGATGCCGACTTCCCCAGCATCAAGTCTTGCAACTAAACTATTGCCCGCGCCTGAGCCTGTTCTTACCCTAGAAGGGCAGCAATCCGAGCTAACGATAATACAACCGCAGCAACAGCCAATAGAAGTTAATACAGCCGTTGCTCAACCTAACCGACTGACAGTGTTAGTCGTGGAAGATTCGGTTGTCCAAAGGCAAAGTTTGGTGCAGACGCTCCAGAAAGCCGATTATCAAGTATTGCAAGCAGGCGATGGTCGAGAGGCGATCGCGCAAATGCTGCAACACGGTGATGTCGATTTAGTCATTTGTGACATTGAAATGCCGCGGATGAATGGATTTGAGTTTTTAGAACACCAGCGCCAAGACGAGCGTTTGTCCGGGATTCCTGTGGTGATGCTAACTACTCGTAGCGGACAGAAGCACCGCCAATTAGCTTTAGCTCTAGGGGCGAAAGCTTACCTGACCAAACCCTATTCAGAACAGAACTTTCTAGCCACGATCGCTGAACTGGTTCATAGCCCTTAGCCCCCATCCGTAACTTCCTATGCTTAACACTCCCTTTCCGTTTAAGCGATTATCTGGATCTGTCAGCGAGAGCGACTCATTACGAGTCGTTGTTTTTGCGATCGCCGACTATTTATTTGCCCTGCCAGTTGGTGCAGTTCTCAAGGTGATTGCTTGTCCTCCTATTAGTAGTACGGTTGAAAGCGGTATCGGGATGGTTGATTTGGGAGCGCAAACTATTACGATTGTGGACTTGCGCCAAAAGTTAATTCCGCAATTACAAACCCAACAGACACACCAAGTTTCTGCGGTTGACACTTCAGGACGCTTTTTACTTCTGACTCAAACGCGGACTGGAGAACTTTGTGGGATTCCTGTGGACAAGCCCCCTGCTTTAATTGATATTCCTTTGGAAGTTGTGCGTCCGGTGCCGTGGTCTTATCGGCAAGTGGCGGAGTTAAACTTTGTGAGCCACATGGCTGTCTTGTCTGTAGCACCAAACGAAGAACCACTCAAAGTCCTGCTTCTAGGCATGAACCAGATATTGGCTGATAAGTTGGGATTGCCCGGAACAACCCAGTCATTGGCTCCTGGACTGACATCATGCGAACAACGGCAAAGATTTCTGCGTTTTTCCTTGGGTGATCAAGGAAGTGGATTGCTACCATTCCACTCAGTAGTGGACATGATTCATATTGCTAGTCAAGAAATTTCCCCAGCCCCGGCCTTACCAAGTTGGATTTTAGGTTTCTATAATTGGCAAGGACAGATGCTGCGGCTGGTTGACTTAGAACATTTGCTTGGTTATGCACCGCTTTTTAAGCGGCAGTCACGACCAGAAAAGCCAATAGTTCTGGTTGTTGAGCTTCAAAATCAGGTAGTCGGGTTTTTGGTTGCTCATGTCTACGATGTAGAGTGGCAGGATTTACAGCAAGCGCAATCAGCACCAACCGACTTTTCCCCCAACAAACTACTAAATTTTGTTCGAGGTATTCTGCCAGGCGATCGCTGGATTTTAGACACCAAAGCGATCGCCCAGACATTGCAATGGCAAACCCACTGATTTAACTTGATGCTGCCAAGGAGTTTTCCGTGACGATCGCAACCTTAGATACTAATTTTGAAAACCAGCCTGTTGATAATCAAATCCCGATAGAAGAAATTTTGGCTAATGTGGCTGTACTCAAAGCAGTCTTTCAATCTGCTAAGGGGCCAAAGGTCGCTCAATTGCAGCACAAGGTAAGTCAAATCGAAGCTTTTATCCAAGCTTTGGCTAAGGATTCGCCCAGTGACAATGATGACAATGTTCAAAGAGCTTTTCATCTCCAGCGAGAACAACTTGCGGCGATCAAGCAGCAAATGCCGCAAGCAAAAAATCAAACCGCACTTTTGGAGGTTACAGTCACCGCCCTGCGAGATGTCCTTAACGCTGATCGCGTCCTGATTTATCGTTTTGAAGAAGATAATCGCAGTCGGGCGATCGCTGAAGCTATACAAGCAGGTTGGACATCCCTGCTCAACCAATCCCTACCGATAAATTTGTTTGTTACTACCGATGTTAGTAATGGACAACACTTACTCAACAACCTAAATGAAGTATTAGAATTAACACCGCGCCAACAGCAATTTTGGCAACGCTTTCAGGTGCAAGCGAGTCTGTGCTTGCCCTTGATTGTCAAACAACAGCCTTGGGGTTTGTTAGTTATTCAGCATTGCCTTGCACCCCGACAATGGCAAGAAGCAGAGCGCAGTTTGCTGCAACAAGTAGGAATGATGTTGACAATTAACTTGCACTCGGCTGAAATAGTAGCTCCACCTGCTCAACAGCTGTCACCGCCTCCCCAAAAGGCTGAATCTTTCGATCGCTCACAGTTATTAGTGCCATTTCAGCAAGTGAGCCAGGCCGTACAAGAAGGAGTAAGAATTGCCGAGCTTACCAACGAGTATTTAATGTCTATTCAAGATACTGTTGCTTTTACAAATAAACAGCTGCAATACCTTGGTGAATTTTGCCAGCAAGCTTCTAGCTTTGTCGGCCTTGTGGAAGGTTTGAGTAGTAAAATTCAGATTTTGTCCTTGAATACAGCTATTGAAGCAACAAAAGCTAACGAGCAGGAACAAGGTTTGCTTGCTGCTGCCGAACAGGTGGAAATTCTCGCTCGTCAAGCCCGCGAAAGCACCCTAACTATAGAGGAATGGTTCCAAGAACTCCAGGTGGCAACAAAAGACGTTGCTTCTGCTATTGAACCGTGCGATCGCCAAATCAGTGCGGGGCTGGAGTCAATCGCGCAAATCCAGGAGCAATTTAGAGCGATCGCCGACATCGCTGCTTGTACCCTCAAATCAATGTCGAAGCCATAGAATTGTCACAAACCAGGAGTTTCGATGAGTACCGATTTTGTCCCCCAACCGCAGAACGACGATCGCTTTCTAGAAGAAGCGATCGATTTGTTACTGTTCTTGGAGCAGGAGTTGCCTAACTATACAAAAGACAGTAACCCCGGTACAGCTTTGGCTCTCATGGAAGCTGCTGGCTCTCTACATTCGATTGCCATAGCAGCCGAGCTAGATACGATTGCTATAGTTGCGGCTGCACTAGAAGAGATTTTTCAGCTTTTGCATCAGTATCGGGCAACTATTGACGGCACAATCGCCTCCCTGTTATCGGAAGGATTGGATTGCCTACAAATGCTGCTGATGGCATTTTTAACAGCCTCGAAAATTGAGGAAGTAGAAATTCTGGAGCGGATGTCTGCCATTGTTGCTCGTTTACAAGCAGAATTTGGCGATTCCCAGGAAACAAACCTTGAGACATCGGGACATCAACCATTTATTCAGTTTAACGATTTCTTGACTGAGGTAGAATCTTCTGCATCTCTACCAGAGCCAGTTATGGTTAAAGACAAGGAAAGTTTTGACAGGGAACTTATAGATGAAACTAGCCCCCAGTCTGGCAGCCTTTATCATGTAGATGCTGAACGTCCTGACTTTTCACGTCATGTGGAAAAGCTAACGCAAAACCTAACCCCCCAGCCCCCTTCCCTACTAGGGAAGGGGGAGAAATCAAAGCCTCTCTCCTTGCAGGGGAGAGGTTTGGAGAGGGGTTTTCCAGATACCGTGAAAAGTCAGACCGAGCAGCTTCCCATTAAGGTAGGGGAACTAGCAAACCTGGAAGAGGCAGATTTTCAGGCTTGGTTGGGAGATTTTTTCCTGCCTGCTGAAATCTCTGAAGCATCCCTAGTTAAATCTTCGAGCGATCGCCATACACTCTCTTTGCAAGAATACATTCCCACCGTTATTGCAACTAGTATTCCAGCCGCCACACCAATCAATAATCAGCATCTCGAACAACTAAACGCACTGATTGCAACATTACTAATTAACTATAATCAGCAAGCTTGTCAGGAAGAACAACAGCAACATACCATCGGGCAGTTGCTTCGACAAGTTAAACGATTACAACGCCTGTTGGACAATCTACAGGAATGGTCAGGACGTTTAGCAGCAATTTCAGATACTCTTTCTCCTCTAGCTGCTTCTCGCTCTCAGCAATTGTACAGTAATCTGCAATCTGTTTTGGCTGAAGCATCTCAGGTGGCATCAACTGTTCATTCCTTGAATAACAATCATCACCAACTCAAACAAGAACTCATACAGCAGGAAAAGTTACTTAACAGTTCTGCCAATTTAGTCAAAAAAGTTACAACTATTCCTTTAAAAGTAGCCTTAGAATCGTTGCATCGGCTTTGGTCACAGTTACAAGCTCTACAAGATAAGTCGGCTAGACTACATTTACAAATTAGCGATATCCAAGTCGATCGCGCGTTTAGCGATCGCCTCCGTGTCCTCCTATTGCATATAAGTTGCTATTTACTAGAGCAAAGTATAGAGTCTTGCCAAACACGCCAACAGCTAGGTAAAAATAGCAACGGTATTATTGAATTTCAAATTTACCAGCAGGGAAATCAATTAATTATTGATGGCTGTGATGATGGTGCAGGACTTAATTTATCTCAAATCTATCAACAGGCTTTAGCCCAAGGACTCGCCCTGACAAAACCAGGGGATATTCTACAAGCAACGCAACTGACTGAATTAATACTTGAACCAGAGGTTTCATCTGTTTTATGCGATCGTGCTGCCATAGAGTTAGGATCAGAATTAACTGAAGTTTGCAAGCAATTAACAGCTATTCAAGGAAGAATAGTATTGAAGTCTAAAGCTGGACATGGTACAGCCTTCTCGCTGCAAATTCCCCTGGAGCAAAAAATTGCTCAACTTATTGTCTGCCAAGCTGACTCCAGAGTCTATGCGTTTGTTGCCGATTCTGTAGAGCAGATTTGTTTATCCCAGTCCGAACAAATTCTCCAAACTCAAGCGGGACGTATGTTATTTTTGCAGTCTTCTGACATCAGCGGCTTCAGGAGTGGCGATCGCGATCGTCCAACAACAGAAATGCTCGTCCCTATCCATTTACTGACTGATGTGCTGGTTTCTCCTAACTACCTTCCCAGCCCAGTCACCACTTACAGTACAGATACACTAAATGCTTTCAAGCAGGATAAGCCGTTATTAGTATTTCGTTACTTAGACAAACTATGTGCTGTAGAAGTAGATTGCATCATCGGCAAGCAATCCTCTACAATCCATCCTCTAGGTGAAACAATCCCAGTTGCTCCTTATATCCAAGGCACTAGCGTTCTTGCCAATGGACAACTTAGCCTGGTTTTGGATGGTCGCCTTTTGACAAAATCTCTAACTTAAACTGTATTGATTTTTAATCTTGCAATTGAGCAGCACACTTTTCATGGTGAGTGGAACTATCAGATCGAGCCAAGAACAATAACCTAATTGTTCAACTGATTTTTTCCTGGCTCCTTAGGGTTTGGTTAAAATCTTCTCAGCAGTCGCAAGCCGTTAAGGGTAACTAACACTGTAGAGCCTTCATGGCCAATTACACCGATGGGTAGGTTAATATTCCCCAAAAAGTTCGCCAACATTAGCAAAATAATTGATGTGAGGGCAAAGGTGATGTTTTGTTTAATGATAGATTGCGATCGCCTACCTAGTTCCATTGCGACGACTATTTTTTCTAGTCTGTCTGCTATTAAAACAATATCTGCGGTTTCTAATGCGACATCACTACCCGCACCACCCATTGCTATTCCTACAGTTGCTTGAGCTAAAGCTGGTGCATCATTAATTCCATCGCCTACCATTGCTACAGTGTGATATTGTTTCTGCAAGCTGCGGATCAGGTTGAGTTTATCTTCTGGTAAAAGTTCTGCGTATACCTGGGTGATACCGACTGCTTGGGCGACGGTTTGGGCTGTACGCTGGTTATCTCCGGTAATCATGACGATTTGTTCTACACCTAGCTGACGCAGACGGCGAATCGTAGCTGTAGCTTCTGGTCTAATCATATCTGCAATGGCGATCGCTCCCATTACTTGTGTATTTTGGGCTAACCAAACCACAGTTTTTCCCTCATATTCCCAACTATGAGCCAAATCTTGGAGTTTTTGCGGTAACTTTGTCACATATAGTTGAACAAAAGCTGCATTTCCCAGTGTAATGTTTTGGTTGTTGAGCATCCCCACAATACCTTGTCCGGGTATTGCTTGGACATCTGTACCATGTTCCCAGTTTAAATCACTGGCTGCTTGAACAACGGCTTTAGCAATGGGATGTTCAGAAAAGGATTCTAATGCTGCTGCTGTTGTTAACACATCTACTTGTGTATATTCATCAGTTGCAATTACCTGAGATACTTGCACTTGTCCTGTAGTTAAAGTACCAGTTTTATCAATTGCGATCGCTCTGACTTTACCCATGTTCTCTAACTGTGCGCCATTTTTGAACAAAATCCCCTGTCTTGCACCGTTGGCAATGCCTGATAATAATGCTGGCATAATTGCCGCCGTCAGCGCACAAGGAGAAGCCACTACTAAAAAAGTTAAAGCGCGATAAATCGTCGTTTCCCAGTCCCACGCCAAAATAAACGGTGGCAAAATTGCGAGTAATATGCCAACTACAACAATTACCTTGGCATATCCCCGTTCAAATTTGGCGATAAACTCTTGAGAAGGTGGTGCTGATTCTTGCGCTTCTTCCACTAACTGAATCACTCGCTGAATCAAATTACTCGCTGCTGGTTTGTGAATTTTTAACTTCAGCGCCCCATAACCGTTGAGTGTCCCAGCAAAAACCTCCTCGCCGATTGTCTTCTCTACAGGTAAAGATTCTCCAGTAATCGCCGCTTGATTAATGGTGCTGTAACCAGAGACAATGATGCCATCTGTAGGAATTAACTCTCCGGGTTTGATAACTATTTCATCTCCTACTTTTAATTGATTGATGGGTAACATCTGTTCCTGTCCCTGATGCAGCACCCTGGCTGTATCGGGTGTTAAACTCATCAAACTGCGAATACTCCGTTCAGTGCGCCCCATTGCATAACCTTCTAACGCGCCGCTAATCGCAAAGATGAGAATTAAAATTGCCCCATCAATAATTAGGTGATATTCTCTACGCCATAAACCTAAACTAGCTGCACCAACCGCCGCCACAATCATCAGCAAATCTACATCAAGTTCTTTCTCTTTAATTAATGTAGTTATTCCCTCACGGGCGCTTTCGTAACCACCAATCACATAAGCCGCGCTTAACAACAGTATTGCCCATCCCAGCCAACCTAGATGCAAGGCGAACCAACCAAAAAATAACAACACTCCACAAACCAATGCTGCTAATATATCTGCGTGTTCTTTTGTGTATTTAGTTAAATGCTGTGGGTAAAGCATGAGAGTGAAATCCTTGATAACTGATCTCACGGTAAACCTTGACATTAATGTTAAGGTCAAGCAATTGTTTTTCTACCAGGAGGTATTTTGATGACGCGCCTGCATAATAAAACCGCTGTAATTACTGGCGGTACATCAGGGATTGGGTTTGAGACTGCGAAACAGTTTGTAACAGAAGGGGCGCGGGTAATTATTACCGGACAAGATGAAGGACGTTTGCAAACCGCAGCCCAAGAACTGGGTTCTCAGGTAATTCCGGTGCTGGCGGATGTGCGATCGCTTTCTCAACTGGATAATTTAGCAGCACGAGTAAAATCAGAATTTGGCGGGCTTGATATTTTGTTTGCTAACGCCGGAATCGGATTTTTTGCACCATTAGAAGCGATCGACGAAACCTTGTATGATAATCAATTTGATATCAATGTTAAGGGTATCTTTTTCACTGTACAGAAGCTCTCTGGTTTACTGAATCCAGGCGCTAGTGTCATTTTAAATGCTTCCTCAGTCAATGAAAAAGGTATGGCGATGGGCAGTGTGTATTGTGCGACAAAAGCGGCTGTGCGTTCATTTGCGCGTAATTTAGCGGCAGAATTAGGCGATCGCCTAATTAGAGTCAATGCGATTAGTCCTGGTTTAATTCCTACTAATTTTCAAACCAAAATGGGCTTATCACCAGAAGCCCTAGAAAATTTTGGCAATTATATTAAGCAAACCGTACCTTTGGGACGCTTTGGTAAACCAGAAGAAATTGCGGCGGCGGTAGTTTTCCTAGCTAGTGATGAGTCATCTTACATGACTGCGGCAGATTTAGTGGTTGATGGTGGCTATATGAACATTTAGTAGTGTCACAAGACTAAAATATTTGCAGTGCGATCGCGCTACCTGTCATCGGAAAAATTAGAAAAAGCCCCTAAAATAAATAACACAGTCATGAGGTGCGAAGCCATGAGCAATCAAGAACTAGAGCAACAACTCCTGAGCCTCGATTTTGCAGAAAGGATTCGCATCCTTCAACTTTTGGCTCAAAGCCTGGCAGTACCAAGAGCATCACAGGTATCCCTCATAACTTGCGATCAAAAAATTCTCAACCATCCACATATCAAAACACTTTGGTAAATGTGAGCGCAGATTTAATACATAGTCTGGCATGATGTAGACACAAGCAAGCTCATCTAAAGCAGTTAGTAGCAGAATTTGTCACTCTGTTGAAAGAGCGAATTTATCTAATAACTTTTGATGAAAAAACCTCTGTCTTTAGCACGATTTGGCACATTGCAAAAATCAAGTAAATCTAAGAATACTAAATCTCAAAGAGAAGGTATTCTATGTTAATGAAACGGCTTTCTGCTATTGGAAATTGGATAGCTACAACAGTTATTTGTGTATCTGCGATCGCTTTTATTTGGCAAGGTGGATTTTTCACCAATAATTCAGCGATGGCGGCTTCATCTGTCAACTTGATTGCATCCTCAGATGCAGGCGATAAAGTTCAAGAAAAAGCCCGTGAAGATGCTGGACGCGCTAAGAATTTTATTCGAGATACCGCAGATAAAATTGAGCGCACCGCCAATAAAAATGCTAGTAAAGTTGAGGACGCAACAGATAATAGTGGTAACTTGATTGAGCGCAAAGCTAAGAGTGATAGAAACACTATTGAGAAAAGAGCCGAGGAAGATGCGGCTCGGACAGAGAAAGCCGTAGACAATACCAAGAATGCTATTGAACGCACTGTTGATAACATTAAAGATGCTTTCAGTAAATAGACATAATAATCTTACTTAATTTGTAAGATGTTATGTGGTGCTTGTTCTGAGTTATTCCTAAGAATTAGTTTAGGGTTACACAGTCAATGTACATTGTTGATTCATTTCATTTGCTTGATTTGAAACTTACGATGTACATTGATTAATTTTATGTATTTGAACTACATAAATAAACATTAAATCAAGATAAGAATAAACTGAAAAAAAGATAAGTTTATGCTGAAATAAATAAAATAAAAGCTAAATAAATCAGAGCGATCGCATTTGTTGATAAAGTATCTTTGTCTTTATGGGATTTTTGCTCAAAAATCTAAAATTATGGCAAAGCTCACTGTTTACGGAACTCCCCTCAGTACTTATGTTCGTACTGTCCGGTTGCTGCTTGAGGAAGCAAGTGTAGACTATACCCTCAAAGAAATTGATATCTTCACAGGCGAAAATCAATCACCAGAGTACCTAGCCAAAAATCCTTTTGGGAAAGTCCCAACACTGGAGATAGATGCAGAAGTAGTATACGAAACTCCAGCAATTACTGACTACCTAAATACAGTCTTTGCTAATCAGCAGTTCAGTCCATCTGAACCACTACTTCAGGCGCGGATGCGTCAAATTATCACAATTATTGATAACTATTTATATCCTAGTGCGATCGGAACAATTGTCATTCAACGCCTGATTGTGCCAAGTCGGGGCGGTCAGCCAGATGAGGATAAAATCAAAAATGCTGTTGCACCCGCACAAAAAGCCATACAAGCAATTGAAGCGATCGCTGTTAGTAGCCCATATCTGCTTGGTAGCCAACTGAGTATTGCCGATTTCTACCTGATTCCCATTTTTATCTACCTGGTTCAAACTCCAGAATACGAAGTCATTACGGCTCACACTCCCAAACTGCGGACTTGGTGGGAGCAAGCCCAGCAGCTTGAGAGCGTCAAAAAGATCTGTGCATAATCGCAGATAAAAAATACTGACCAATAGTTTCACAAGGTAAAAACCCCCAGATTTATCTGTGGGGTCAATCTACAAGCTAATTCAGCGACATACTTTGTAAATCTATTAACCCTGAATCAGGTGATTTGAGATAGTGTTTAAACCATTGACTCGCCAATCTTGCTACTTCTTCTAAGGTTCCAGGTTCGCTAAACTGATGAGTTGCTCCAGCAATAATCTCTAGTTGCTTGTTGAATGCGGGAATATTTGCCAGTGCATCTTCATTCATCGCTATGATGGGCAAGTCATTACCACCAACAATTAACAAAGTTGGGGTGTGTACACAAGCTATGGCTTCACTGACTAAATCAGTTTGTCCACTACGGGAAACAATCGCTTTTACAGCCATTGGACGTGTTGCAGCTGCTAACAAGGCTGCACTAGCACCTGTATCTGCACCAAAATAACCAAGTTTGAGATGACGAGTCAAAGGATTTGCTAACAACCAGTCTGTGACAGCCACTAAGCGATCGCTCAGAAAGCTAATATCACTGCGAAAATGTTTGGTGCGCTGGTCTATGGCTTCTTCTTCTTTGGTGAGTATGTCTATCAACAAAGTCGCTAGTTTAGCTTCCTGACGTAGTACATGAGCGAGATAGTGGTTGCGGGTACTGTAACGACTACTAGCACTACCATGTGCAAACAATACAAGCCCTTCAGCACCAGTCGGAACAACCAATTCTCCTTTAAGTCTAGCTTTTGCCAGTTCGACAATGACAATTTGTTCTTCAACGTTGAGTAGTAATGTAGTTTTCATAACTTCACCCTGATGATTAATTTAGATCAGCTTTTTTGTTATTCAGGTGTAATTGCACTTACCCTTTGTTGTGCTGTTTTTATACGTAAGTTTTATCTGGATGATTAATAACTGACGATTGTGCAAGTAAAGACCTTACTTCTACATCAGTTGTTTGCGAAAAGTCTTCATACCAAAGACCGATCGCATACA
This window of the Nostoc sp. HK-01 genome carries:
- a CDS encoding cadmium-transporting ATPase, with the translated sequence MLYPQHLTKYTKEHADILAALVCGVLLFFGWFALHLGWLGWAILLLSAAYVIGGYESAREGITTLIKEKELDVDLLMIVAAVGAASLGLWRREYHLIIDGAILILIFAISGALEGYAMGRTERSIRSLMSLTPDTARVLHQGQEQMLPINQLKVGDEIVIKPGELIPTDGIIVSGYSTINQAAITGESLPVEKTIGEEVFAGTLNGYGALKLKIHKPAASNLIQRVIQLVEEAQESAPPSQEFIAKFERGYAKVIVVVGILLAILPPFILAWDWETTIYRALTFLVVASPCALTAAIMPALLSGIANGARQGILFKNGAQLENMGKVRAIAIDKTGTLTTGQVQVSQVIATDEYTQVDVLTTAAALESFSEHPIAKAVVQAASDLNWEHGTDVQAIPGQGIVGMLNNQNITLGNAAFVQLYVTKLPQKLQDLAHSWEYEGKTVVWLAQNTQVMGAIAIADMIRPEATATIRRLRQLGVEQIVMITGDNQRTAQTVAQAVGITQVYAELLPEDKLNLIRSLQKQYHTVAMVGDGINDAPALAQATVGIAMGGAGSDVALETADIVLIADRLEKIVVAMELGRRSQSIIKQNITFALTSIILLMLANFLGNINLPIGVIGHEGSTVLVTLNGLRLLRRF
- a CDS encoding putative CheA signal transduction histidine kinase, producing the protein MSTDFVPQPQNDDRFLEEAIDLLLFLEQELPNYTKDSNPGTALALMEAAGSLHSIAIAAELDTIAIVAAALEEIFQLLHQYRATIDGTIASLLSEGLDCLQMLLMAFLTASKIEEVEILERMSAIVARLQAEFGDSQETNLETSGHQPFIQFNDFLTEVESSASLPEPVMVKDKESFDRELIDETSPQSGSLYHVDAERPDFSRHVEKLTQNLTPQPPSLLGKGEKSKPLSLQGRGLERGFPDTVKSQTEQLPIKVGELANLEEADFQAWLGDFFLPAEISEASLVKSSSDRHTLSLQEYIPTVIATSIPAATPINNQHLEQLNALIATLLINYNQQACQEEQQQHTIGQLLRQVKRLQRLLDNLQEWSGRLAAISDTLSPLAASRSQQLYSNLQSVLAEASQVASTVHSLNNNHHQLKQELIQQEKLLNSSANLVKKVTTIPLKVALESLHRLWSQLQALQDKSARLHLQISDIQVDRAFSDRLRVLLLHISCYLLEQSIESCQTRQQLGKNSNGIIEFQIYQQGNQLIIDGCDDGAGLNLSQIYQQALAQGLALTKPGDILQATQLTELILEPEVSSVLCDRAAIELGSELTEVCKQLTAIQGRIVLKSKAGHGTAFSLQIPLEQKIAQLIVCQADSRVYAFVADSVEQICLSQSEQILQTQAGRMLFLQSSDISGFRSGDRDRPTTEMLVPIHLLTDVLVSPNYLPSPVTTYSTDTLNAFKQDKPLLVFRYLDKLCAVEVDCIIGKQSSTIHPLGETIPVAPYIQGTSVLANGQLSLVLDGRLLTKSLT
- a CDS encoding short-chain dehydrogenase/reductase SDR, translating into MTRLHNKTAVITGGTSGIGFETAKQFVTEGARVIITGQDEGRLQTAAQELGSQVIPVLADVRSLSQLDNLAARVKSEFGGLDILFANAGIGFFAPLEAIDETLYDNQFDINVKGIFFTVQKLSGLLNPGASVILNASSVNEKGMAMGSVYCATKAAVRSFARNLAAELGDRLIRVNAISPGLIPTNFQTKMGLSPEALENFGNYIKQTVPLGRFGKPEEIAAAVVFLASDESSYMTAADLVVDGGYMNI
- a CDS encoding methyl-accepting chemotaxis sensory transducer with phytochrome sensor; the protein is MTIATLDTNFENQPVDNQIPIEEILANVAVLKAVFQSAKGPKVAQLQHKVSQIEAFIQALAKDSPSDNDDNVQRAFHLQREQLAAIKQQMPQAKNQTALLEVTVTALRDVLNADRVLIYRFEEDNRSRAIAEAIQAGWTSLLNQSLPINLFVTTDVSNGQHLLNNLNEVLELTPRQQQFWQRFQVQASLCLPLIVKQQPWGLLVIQHCLAPRQWQEAERSLLQQVGMMLTINLHSAEIVAPPAQQLSPPPQKAESFDRSQLLVPFQQVSQAVQEGVRIAELTNEYLMSIQDTVAFTNKQLQYLGEFCQQASSFVGLVEGLSSKIQILSLNTAIEATKANEQEQGLLAAAEQVEILARQARESTLTIEEWFQELQVATKDVASAIEPCDRQISAGLESIAQIQEQFRAIADIAACTLKSMSKP
- a CDS encoding dienelactone hydrolase, whose product is MKTTLLLNVEEQIVIVELAKARLKGELVVPTGAEGLVLFAHGSASSRYSTRNHYLAHVLRQEAKLATLLIDILTKEEEAIDQRTKHFRSDISFLSDRLVAVTDWLLANPLTRHLKLGYFGADTGASAALLAAATRPMAVKAIVSRSGQTDLVSEAIACVHTPTLLIVGGNDLPIIAMNEDALANIPAFNKQLEIIAGATHQFSEPGTLEEVARLASQWFKHYLKSPDSGLIDLQSMSLN
- a CDS encoding putative CheW protein, which produces MLNTPFPFKRLSGSVSESDSLRVVVFAIADYLFALPVGAVLKVIACPPISSTVESGIGMVDLGAQTITIVDLRQKLIPQLQTQQTHQVSAVDTSGRFLLLTQTRTGELCGIPVDKPPALIDIPLEVVRPVPWSYRQVAELNFVSHMAVLSVAPNEEPLKVLLLGMNQILADKLGLPGTTQSLAPGLTSCEQRQRFLRFSLGDQGSGLLPFHSVVDMIHIASQEISPAPALPSWILGFYNWQGQMLRLVDLEHLLGYAPLFKRQSRPEKPIVLVVELQNQVVGFLVAHVYDVEWQDLQQAQSAPTDFSPNKLLNFVRGILPGDRWILDTKAIAQTLQWQTH
- a CDS encoding glutathione S-transferase domain protein; this encodes MLIKYLCLYGIFAQKSKIMAKLTVYGTPLSTYVRTVRLLLEEASVDYTLKEIDIFTGENQSPEYLAKNPFGKVPTLEIDAEVVYETPAITDYLNTVFANQQFSPSEPLLQARMRQIITIIDNYLYPSAIGTIVIQRLIVPSRGGQPDEDKIKNAVAPAQKAIQAIEAIAVSSPYLLGSQLSIADFYLIPIFIYLVQTPEYEVITAHTPKLRTWWEQAQQLESVKKICA